A stretch of Ranitomeya variabilis isolate aRanVar5 chromosome 3, aRanVar5.hap1, whole genome shotgun sequence DNA encodes these proteins:
- the LPAR6 gene encoding lysophosphatidic acid receptor 6 isoform X1, whose protein sequence is MMVRNISDTNCTVDDNFKYTLYGCVYSMVFVLGLIANCVALYIFTCTLKIRNETTTYMMNLAISDLLFVFTLPFRIFYFSARHWPFTDVLCKISVTLFYTNMYGSILFLTCISVDRYLAIVYPFRSKTIRTKRNAKIVCLAVWLTVLMGSAPSSFFQSTNANNKNNTTQTCFENFSEDTWKTYLSKIVIFIEIVGFFIPLILNVFCSAIVLKTLKKPMTLSRSKLNKRKVLKMIVVHLAIFCFCFIPYNINLVLYSLMRTEVFSNCSVKAAVRTMYPITLCIAVSNCCFDPIIYYFTSETIQNSIKKRNRPMMKDSHFSETMATENFIQHSLQTLKAKIFENESTI, encoded by the coding sequence ATGATGGTAAGAAATATCTCCGACACAAACTGTACAGTGGATGACAACTTTAAGTACACCTTGTATGGATGTGTTTATAGCATGGTGTTTGTTCTTGGCCTCATCGCAAATTGTGTTGCCTTGTACATTTTCACGTGCACATTAAAAATACGGAATGAAACCACGACGTACATGATGAACCTGGCCATTTCTGACCTTTTGTTTGTATTTACGCTCCCTTTTCGGATTTTCTACTTTTCAGCCCGCCATTGGCCTTTTACAGATGTACTGTGCAAAATATCTGTCACACTGTTCTACACGAATATGTACGGCAGCATCCTGTTCCTCACTTGTATAAGCGTGGATCGCTATTTGGCAATAGTATACCCTTTTCGGTCAAAGACCATCAGGACAAAGAGAAATGCCAAAATTGTCTGCCTGGCTGTGTGGCTCACCGTTCTTATGGGAAGCGCCCCATCATCCTTTTTCCAGTCTACAAATGCAAATAATAAAAACAACACCACCCAAACCTGCTTCGAGAACTTTTCAGAGGATACTTGGAAAACATATCTGTCTAAGATTGTGATATTTATTGAAATAGTGGGCTTTTTCATCCCTCTCATCCTCAATGTTTTCTGCTCAGCAATAGTTTTGAAGACCCTGAAGAAACCAATGACTTTGAGCAGAAGCAAACTGAACAAAAGGAAAGTGCTGAAAATGATAGTTGTCCACCTGGCCATCTTTTGTTTCTGCTTCATACCTTACAATATTAATCTGGTGCTATATTCTCTTATGAGGACAGAGGTGTTTAGCAATTGCTCAGTGAAGGCTGCAGTCCGAACTATGTATCCCATTACATTGTGCATTGCGGTGTCTAACTGCTGCTTTGACCCCATCATCTACTATTTTACTTCAGAGACTATTCAAAACTCCATAAAAAAGAGAAACCGACCTATGATGAAAGACTCTCACTTCTCGGAAACAATGGCTACAGAAAATTTTATTCAGCATAGCTTACAAACGCTTAAGGCTAAAATATTTGAAAATGAATCCACAATATGA
- the LPAR6 gene encoding lysophosphatidic acid receptor 6 isoform X2, with amino-acid sequence MYGSILFLTCISVDRYLAIVYPFRSKTIRTKRNAKIVCLAVWLTVLMGSAPSSFFQSTNANNKNNTTQTCFENFSEDTWKTYLSKIVIFIEIVGFFIPLILNVFCSAIVLKTLKKPMTLSRSKLNKRKVLKMIVVHLAIFCFCFIPYNINLVLYSLMRTEVFSNCSVKAAVRTMYPITLCIAVSNCCFDPIIYYFTSETIQNSIKKRNRPMMKDSHFSETMATENFIQHSLQTLKAKIFENESTI; translated from the coding sequence ATGTACGGCAGCATCCTGTTCCTCACTTGTATAAGCGTGGATCGCTATTTGGCAATAGTATACCCTTTTCGGTCAAAGACCATCAGGACAAAGAGAAATGCCAAAATTGTCTGCCTGGCTGTGTGGCTCACCGTTCTTATGGGAAGCGCCCCATCATCCTTTTTCCAGTCTACAAATGCAAATAATAAAAACAACACCACCCAAACCTGCTTCGAGAACTTTTCAGAGGATACTTGGAAAACATATCTGTCTAAGATTGTGATATTTATTGAAATAGTGGGCTTTTTCATCCCTCTCATCCTCAATGTTTTCTGCTCAGCAATAGTTTTGAAGACCCTGAAGAAACCAATGACTTTGAGCAGAAGCAAACTGAACAAAAGGAAAGTGCTGAAAATGATAGTTGTCCACCTGGCCATCTTTTGTTTCTGCTTCATACCTTACAATATTAATCTGGTGCTATATTCTCTTATGAGGACAGAGGTGTTTAGCAATTGCTCAGTGAAGGCTGCAGTCCGAACTATGTATCCCATTACATTGTGCATTGCGGTGTCTAACTGCTGCTTTGACCCCATCATCTACTATTTTACTTCAGAGACTATTCAAAACTCCATAAAAAAGAGAAACCGACCTATGATGAAAGACTCTCACTTCTCGGAAACAATGGCTACAGAAAATTTTATTCAGCATAGCTTACAAACGCTTAAGGCTAAAATATTTGAAAATGAATCCACAATATGA